The genomic segment ttgcttcgatttcggcgcctttaacaaggctaactcagaagggagcaaagttccagtggactgatgcttgtgaacgcagcttccgattctttgaaagagaagttgactacggctccggtcgACTCTTCTGAGGGACCGgatggttatgttatttattgtgatgcttctggtgttggattggggtgtgtattgatgcaacacggcgagttatagcttatgcctCCCGGCGactcagaaagcacgagagaaattatcctactcacgatctggagctagccgcggtaattcatgctttgaagatatggagacactatctatatggcgttcatgttgatatttatacggatcacaagagcctccaatatatctttaagcagaaggagctgaatttgcggcagaggaggtggttagagttctttgaaagactatgatgtcgatatcttatatcatcctgggaaagctaatgttgtagcggatgcactcagccgtaagtctatgggtagcttgacagACGTGCCAtcgagaaaaagaaagaaatggttcgtgagattcatcagctagctagtcttggagtccgcttggctgattctggagatattggggtttctgttcgaggaattgctgaatcctctattatggaagaggtaaagcgacgtcagtatgaggatcctattctggcacagtacagagatgcagcccttgaaaaggagaagaccccgttcgagattacacctgacggagtattactacataggggcagattgtgtgtacctgatgttgcggggctgcggcgacaggttatgggcgaggcacattatgccgttATTACTGTTCAtccggggtcgacgaagatgtatcatgacctcggatGCTTatcttggtgggatggtatgaagagggacatagcgaGTTCGTTGCTCGGTGCCCAAATTGTCGGcgaggttaagatcgagcatcgaagcCGGGTGGATTATTacgggagatggagattccgacttggaagtgggagataattaatatggacttcattacgggcttacctcgcactccacggaagtatgactccatatgggttatcgttgataggctgacaaaatcagcccatttccttccagtcaggactacttattcagctgaggattatgccaggttatatattaaggagatagtgagacttcacggagttcccatatctattatctccgacagaggtgcccagtttacagctaactcggagatcatttcgggaaggattggggaccgggtgagtcttagtacaacatttcatcctcggtcgacggacgggccggcgtactattcggactttggaagatatgttgcgggcctgtgttattgatttcaaaggtagttgggatgatcatttgccactcgttgaatttgcttataataatagctaccactccagtatccagatggcaccatatgaggctctgtatggcaggaaatgcaggtcaccgattggctggttcgatgttggagagactaaattaattggcccagatatgatccagcaagcagttgataaggtgaaactcattcgggagcggttattagcagcccagagtcgacagaaatcatatgcagataatcgacgtcgacatttagagtttcaggttggtgattgggtattcctgaaagtgtcacctatgaaaggtgttatgagattcggcaaaaagggaaagctcagtccgagatatattgggccttatcagattattcgtaagataggcaaggttgcctatgaattagatctaccagctgatttgggagcagtgcatccggtattccatgtgtctatgcttcgcaaatgcattggtgacccttccagaatatttccataGATGATATCAGGTCACGgaaggagctatcttatgaagagcagcctatagccatattggatcgtcaggtaagaaggttgcggaataaagatgtggcttccgttaaagtgttatggcggaacaataaccgggaggaaatgacctgggaagctgaggaggagatgaagaagaagtatcctcacttatttccggtgcctacaggtaatttaaattccttaattggctatgttgattgatgaatgaattgtatgtgatagctatgaAAGAAACTCCCTCacaaatgcttataagacccgtagggctagtttaacattcgaggacgaatgttctaaaggggggaggatgttatatcccgtattttgtacattaggacaatccgggttaaccatgataagttagggacaagactattccgggatacgaagtcgagatttttaactacgatcttgttttaagacatgagttgcttatgattttgtggtatgaaatattaaggaaatttggggttaaaagttaattttggaaagtaattagttcatgaaaaagaaaagaaaaaaaagaaaaggaaaacaaaaaggggggcatgtggccggccacatgggtgtgggccaagggccacatgtaAGGCTTATAtatgtagtaaaagatgactaagtctatcatattcatcatcttcaacacttagaaaaatcaagaaacttggagaaagaaaaaaaaaaggccattcggccatagttggaaaattgaagaccaaaaaaatagccatcaaaaaattagtttcttctagcaaacccactaattgaagggtccttgttaacgtggagttgttgtttgggtcaacaaaccactcgttttcatcctttgccaaccttagctaagttgtgaagttaagaagaaaggtaaggtttaatcttgtttttatatgttatggatggtttatgtgtgttgtagtatgtaaatatggatgaaactcatgaaatattgcatgtagaagttgggccgtgtggatAGCTTgaggccgtgcatgtgtgtgttgtgtaggagaggtgaattaaattctatttagcatgtttagttgttgtagagtgttgaaatggatgagaatcatcaatatatgtgtgtatggtggtgaccgaatataggccatgttgtgtgacaaggaatgaattaaagttacttagtgttttagttgttgtcgttgtgaattctatgtcgacGATGAGAGTttcatgattcaagttgatgttgtaattgttatgggctgatttggaagttaacgtgcttttgatgtaatttttatatttatggaaatgacattgttaagtgtggattgttggtgtaattcatgaatttgggagagaggaatgtgttgttgatgttgttctcgggtttggggatgatttcgggtgagttggtacattgttgggttgtttgaaatattgtgtgaattgtttaaagtgttcttgaatattgtttgaatggttcggattagtaattgaacgtatgagcgttgatgttggtttgaatgtaagtagttgaattgaatataatgaatgttgttgaattatgtagaaagagtatttaatgttagaatgcgttttaaattgattattgatgttgttagtatggttgttggtattgttgttggtgaatttggccgagttgaattctcggggttgttgtatttacaggggaaatgctgcccaaatttctgtagaattaagtgctagtttggaattgaagtcctaaatgcctatagctaatgtttggtctttaatgatgttgtgtagatcttggggagtccgagacttaggattggattagctttgagagcggacgaggtatgtaaagcctaacccttctttcttttggcatgtcttagttgtaaataggctatgacacgagcctcgaggaaactccactcttacgatccgagcatgtctacgattcttatttacctcTTAATGTCGGCCTTCTTAATGTAATAGTATTATGGTTCCTATGTCTTTGGTaatattggatttcaaatattgcataaagattttgtctttaaaagaGTTCTACGTTtaaaaatggccgtaactttcgtagactgaaccggatcgcctcgatatgctcgtaggtgattctgtagcgtataatgattatgtcttccataggcgggctcggattgggttgatgctcgtccgtgggtcccgcgactttcctttgtatagttccgATGACTTTGTGATAGAACTTAGTATGGCTATCGTCCCGaccccgagtgttgattacttacttatttattgagtacgtaataatgatttttatgcatatggttactcgcgactcgctcgtgcattactgtgtatctttcgccgagtccgggccggttatgtgtcgtgcgcactatgttatattcggtgttatgatgtgttatggttcgccgagtccctcgctagaggggcgGGGACCTATATATtgggtgttatgctgtgattatggcgttatgatgtgttatggagatatgtcgggttacggagatatgaaaccttctggtgttatgctgtgttatggcgccaatgacgggcgggcgaccatagttctggagccccatgcatgatttgtattttgaaactaaatattttggtattttggatattatacttattttctgtacttctgtttcgattatgattctggttattgtatttcctgctttgcatactcagtacatattccgtactgacccccctttcttcgggggctgcgtttcatgcccgcaggtacagacgcccatttcggtgatccgccagcctaggacacctattctgctgtttggagtgctccctttgttctggagcctatattttggtatatattcttccgttgcatatgtatatatttgttcaggggtacggcggggccctgtcccgtcatatgattctgttgttctgtttagaggtctgtagacatatatgtgggttgtgcctattcctgtacaggtgtgttcgtatgttttatgtttgggcggtcccattcgccatggcggccttgtcggcttgcgtttatatatatattttgggacgttgcgccatatgatagccttgccggcttccgatatatatgtatgtttgtgtttgcgacagtttgagacagcgtctgatgtttgtatatgtataagctatctgtatgcgATTCTGGTTAAGGAATATGTTTGGGTGCCAAGATAGTAATGAAATTTGAGCGGGAGTTTTTCTCAGGCGATCAATAATAGAGTAATCCGaactttcatcttcttcatGAACTCTTCAGCCTCTTCTTCGGTAATAGGTTTTTTCACTGGAAATTGGCTATCCCTGGCTTGTTTGGCTCTCCTTAATTCTTCTGGAGCATAACACCTTCCAGAACGCGTTAAGCCACTGGTTTCATCTATTTCTTCAACAATCTCTTTGCCCTTGTAAGTCACAGTGGTTTTGTTGTAGTTCCATGGGACAGTTTTCATGCTTGTCACTGGAAGTTGTGTCGTGTGCTTTATCACAATTGGTTCTGTCATCTTTCCTAAACCATTCTGATTTTGACCAAACCTAGGAAAACCACTAGGAACATATAATTTTGGTCCAGTCACTGAtatctcttttttctttgtggCTCCAGGGACATACAATATCAACTTCCCGAGCCCTTGAGATTTGCATTAGAACTTGCACCTTTTACAATCAACGGTGCTTCTTGTGCGGACTTTGTCACCATACCCAACCCTTCTTTTAAGGTGTCAATTTCCATTACTGTTTTGCTTGTTTGCTTGTATTCCTTATCGTCACAGATCATCCCAACAACATGAGCATTGTTGTGAGCAGGAAGTGGGTTGTTGGTGACATTCGGAGCCTCTTCGTCATGTATCACAATTGCTTTGTCATCAATTAGCTTCTCAATGGCTCTCTTTAAAGTAAAACAATTTTCTGTGCTATGACCCTGAGTGTTAGAATGATATTCTTTTGACAAGTGGGGTCAAAACCTCTTGCATTTGGGTTCACATTATACGGCATGATAGGTTCAATCAAACCCAATTGTATCAATTTTCGCGACGAGCTTGTGTATGATTCTCCAATTGGGGTAAAGTTTTCCCTCTGTCCTTGCTCTCTTACATAATCAGTCTTAGGACGTGGATTATAAGGTGCTTGAAAATTTTGTTGTTGGGGACGAAAGCCTTGTGGAGCAGGCGCCCTCCATTGTTGGCGTTGAGGAGGTTGGGCATATGCCTGGGTGTTGAAAACCGTATATTGAGGTGGAGAAATTGAGTAGTGGGGATCCTGATATGGATAAAAATGTTGAGGTGAGTTGGATTGTCCCTGTTGGACTTGGTGGTTTGTCCCCCTTTGAGCAGCACTGGACCCTGATGTCATCATGGAtccttcctctttcttttttcgatTTCCAAAACCACCAGACCCATTTTGAATTGCTTGGGTGGTAGCCTTGAGTGCTACTTGACTCACAATTTTGCCGGACTTGATGCCATTTTCAACCATTTCCCCAACTTTAATTGCTTCTGCGAATGTCTTTCCCACTGTGGAAAGCAAGTAGTGGAAGTAATCAGGTTCTTGTGCCTGGAGGAAAACATCAATCATTTCCGACTCCTTCATCGGCGGTTTGACCCTGGCAGCTTGTTCTCTCCACTTGATAGCATATTCTCTAAAACTCTCGGTAGGCTTTTTCTTCATACTGGCGAGAGAAGTGCGATCAGGCACAATATCAATGTTATACTGAAATTGTCGAACAAAATCTCCTGCCATGTCATCCCATGTAGGCCAATTAGAAATATCTTGGTCGATGAACCATTCTGAGGCAATCCCCGCCAGACTTTCTCCAAAATATGCCATGAGCAATTATTCCTTACTCCCTGCCCCTCTTAGTTGATTATAATACTTCTTCAAGTGTGCTACGGGGTCACCGTGACCATCGTACTTCTCAAACTTCGGAGTCTTAAAACCAAGGGGCAAATGAACATTGGGGAACATGCACAAATCTCTGAATGAGACGCTTTTTGGACCTTCTAATCCTTGCATATTCCTCACACTCTGCTCTAGACTCTTCATTTTTCTAGCCATTTCTTCTTGTTCCTCATTCTTAGCAGTTTTCTCGATCTCGACGGGGGAACTATACTGCTGAAAGGGGTTATATGTGTCTGGGACTTTAAAAGTCAATTCGGAGAATAATATTGATCGTGGTGACCTTTAGATGGAGGCTCATTATTGGACTTCGTACCAACGTTGGTTGAGGGATTGTAGTAGTTTGTACAGTGGGGATGAAAAGTGGGTTATTTCTGAGGGGTGCATTTGGAGGGCGCACAGTGGAAGTTCCAGAAGTGTTGGATATGTTAACATGTGGACCAAATCCAGGAGGAAAAAGTGGATCACTTGTCGAGGTTTCAATGGGAATTGACATAGTCACATCCGGGAATCCAGGGATTGAAGATGGTGGAGCTTGCCCATTCATCCAAGCCTGGTACATGTCAGCCATTTGTTGTCTCAACATCCTTACTTCCTCTGCTGATGCTGATTCATGTTGAACCATCTGACCTCGAGATTCATCACCGTCTGACTCGTTTCCATCCTTATGGGCCATTATCCCCTTTCTTTTGGACCTTGTGTTATATTCGTGAGGAGCCAGTTCAACCACAAACCAACCACCTTATCTTTAAGACAAGAACAAACAAGTTAGGGTTTAGCATTTTGCAGATATTAATCACACGTTGTATGCCATGCACCTAAATTATTTCCCATCTAATATGAGCATCGGAAGGCTTTCATGTTTCATCCCGGCTTTTAGGtgaattcattttttcttattttttttctctttcggTGATTTTGAAGTATTTTGATCGAACCCATTAAGGGATGCCTACGTATCATGTTAAACATGAATCAGATCATTacgtagttcatgaaaaaaaattggatttttgaatcaaccaaaaatatttttattgacTTTCAAATTAGTATTTTTCCATACAAAGACGTAAAGGAAaataaccaaaaagaaaagcacCATAGACTCGAAAAGACTAAATCGGGACTAGAATAtcaaaaacaaactaaaaataaagACTCGAAAAGAGTCAATCTCAAAATACAACTACTGAACTAGAACTCctaataattataactaaacTTCAATCTTGGGAAATCTGCGATCTTCTATGTGAACCAATGCATATCTGCTCAAGGTGCTTCTGGCCCAGGCTAACCCCTAACATGCGGTATATACGCCGGTTCCCGCTGTGAAGTGGCGTGCGAAGGTAGGCACCTCTCTAGCAAATTGCTCATAACCCATCCCCTGACAGTCCAGACAACTTTGAGCAACATGAACAGCTAAATGGTAAACATGTTCTCTAACATCCTGATAGTTCTGCTCTAAGTCTCGGACTTGCTGCTGGCGAGTAGTGGCTATCTCTCTTATACCTGCCTCACGATGCAATGCTAATTCAAGCTGGTTTCGAATTCTTGCTCGGTCATTCATTAATTGGTTCCTTTCTACACCAAACTGAACTCTTTCTCTGTCAAATTCAGCTTGTTGTCGAGCTTGCAGGGTCAAGAATTGAGCTTTCTCGTCTTCAAAACGCGCTTTCTCGGCATCAAAAAGGTCTCCCTTCTCATCAAGCTTCCTCTGTAACTGATCCACAGCTTGCGTGACAATGCCTAAGTCCTCATACAAGGTCTGAATTGTAGAGCGATGTTTCCTCACAGCTGTTTTGATAAACTGTTTTGCGGGCTGTCGTAACTCTAGCATCCACTTCTGCCTCCATCTGGGCCAAATACTCTCTGGCATTTGTTAGCTCTTTATCGAGAGCGTGTAGAGTGGACTGATAATTTTTCTCCACATCTAAACGGGTTTGCATGATCCTCGCCTCGTATACAGCCTGTTGCTCATTTAATCTGGCTCGAAACTCATGTTCAACCTCCAGACGGGCCTGCCAAACTCTTGCTCTGACCTCTGATTCTCTGTCcaactttctttttctagacCCCTCGGGCCCTTTTTCAGATAGGGATGGCTTGCGCAACCACGAAAGGTACCCAGGAACTACTCTCCCCCTGTCACGATCCTCTACCATTTCTCTCAATTCGGAGATTATGCCTCCATACCAAATCTTCAGTATTCCATCACTATCAAAAAGAAAGCCTGGAGGAGTGTCATACATAAATATGCTCATGTTTTCCTCTCGAGGAATTTCTTGAAGTCTACCTAGCTGTCGCATAACCCGAAGTGGGGCATAAGGTTGGACACCCCTGAGCCCAATTAGTACTAGAAAAGGATGGTGTGAGGACATACAAATGACTTCATGTGCGGGGAACCAGTGGTAGTTCCAAATAATCTTATCAGCAGTCAACTTAGAGATTTTTTCCTCCCAGGCTTTAATACCAATTGGTAAATCACATTTCTCTACCCTTTCTTCATGATCGGTCATGTAGTTCACCCAATCCGCATTGAATTTTGGTGCAAAATGATGACGATAGAAGTGTTCAAGAAACCAAATTTGTAAAAGAATGTTGCATCCCTCAAAATATATAGCACCTTCTTTACATTTGGTCAGTGCTCGGAAGATGTCCCCAAGAATCATGGGTATGAGAGTGGGGTTATCCATCGTAGTCAATGCCTGTACTACTCCAGCCAGACGAATATCAATTTGTTTATCTCGCTCAGGGAAAACAATACAGCCTAGGAATGCAACCATGAAAGCAAAGCGTCTATgtattttccatgtctcgatttCCCCTTTGTTGTTAAGTTGACCCAAATACTTCTCAAATCCTTCTTCTTGCCCGTACCTTTCGTATAAAAACTCCAAAGAAACCCAACCGCTTTCCAAACTTGCTTCcttcattttattgatttttaaataattcaaaaactTAGTTCCATCCACAAGTTTCGGAACTATGGGTCTTTTATTACGAAGATCGAACCCGGAGCTTAGAGCCCATCCCCATGAAGCCCGCAATTTCTTCTAGGGTCGGTGTCATTTCACGGTCCGAGAATCGAAACACATTGTTCTTATGGTCCCATACCGAACCAATGCCTCAAACACATCTCTCTAGGTTTGATTTCCATCATATGCACCA from the Lycium ferocissimum isolate CSIRO_LF1 chromosome 11, AGI_CSIRO_Lferr_CH_V1, whole genome shotgun sequence genome contains:
- the LOC132037186 gene encoding uncharacterized protein LOC132037186 yields the protein MAHKDGNESDGDESRGQMVQHESASAEEVRMLRQQMADMYQAWMNGQAPPSSIPGFPDVTMSIPIETSTSDPLFPPGFGPHVNISNTSGTSTVRPPNAPLRNNPLFIPTVQTTTIPQPTLQYSSPVEIEKTAKNEEQEEMARKMKSLEQSVRNMQGLEGPKSVSFRDLCMFPNVHLPLGFKTPKFEKYDGHGDPVAHLKKYYNQLRGAGSKE